The sequence below is a genomic window from Macrotis lagotis isolate mMagLag1 chromosome 7, bilby.v1.9.chrom.fasta, whole genome shotgun sequence.
AAGAGAtgttactcaaggtcacataaataaCACTAAGAAGTCAGTGTCAGAGAATATAAGGTCTCAAGATCATTCAATAAGATTACATAAAGGAAGTACTGGTGTTTAGCCTCCAGAAGGGAAAACTTCATGGGGAAAAACTTAGAAATCAAAGTTGTTTTCAGACATCTTAAGAGCCCTTGAAAGACAAAGGGTTTACCTTGTTCTTCATAATCCTAGAGGGTAAGCAATTAAAAGTTGGTGGTTGTCAGAAAAATTTTCCTTAACGTTGAAAGTTATCCAAAAGATCTAGCTTGGGAGTTATTGGATTTCCTCttgttaataagaatttatttgagATGTTCAGGTAAAGGAAGAATGATTACTTGTCAAGAATGTTTTAGAGATAAATCTATAATCCTGAGCTTGCTTACCTAGATGACCCTTAGGATCCCATTGAATATTTCTGGGATTCTCCAAATTTTATCTGCTACTGTTATCAATTTAGCTTCTCTTTTTCCAATCTCAAACAAAATAACAATGTTTTTTTCTGGGTTGGACAAAGATGGGAGATAAGAGGGAGGTAAGGTCTATGTACTAGTACATCAGACTTGAAGAATATTAGAGTAAGAAATAACATCACTAGCATTTCTTAAactgaattcatttattttaattttgacatttgtattgcaattattttctttgcattcatatgtattttatttttatacttcttaaaatattatactGAGAAGGAGTCTATAAACTGCCGAAAGGAtccttaacattaaaaaaaatcagaaacccTATGTCTAATGATCTCACTTTACTAATGAAGGAAATGAGCTatcaaaagttaaattttatatatatatatatatatatatatatatatatatatatatataatacattatgtAAGAATCAGGATTAAAATCCATCGTTTCTGAATTCAACAATTACATCATGATGATTTTCTACCTGatggaaaaaattttaaggaatCTTAGAATGTTGTGTTGGAATGGAATAGTACAATTACAAGACCAAAAAGAAATACTGTTGTCATTTTTCGATTGTTTCCCTAGGAGTTCTGATcagcagggggaaaaaatgagtgGCTCCCAGGACTTAACAGTGAGAGGAAGGGTCCTCACACTAAAAGTCTAGAAAGACTGGACTATTATAATTTCTAAGAGTTTAGATTTTCTCCTATCACTGACTGAGCATTCAAAATGTTTTTGGTACAAGTGAAATAATGGTGCATTgatcttttattaatttcttctttaaatagtAAACAAATATCAAGGCTGtcctttaaaaaattacctaTTTTGAAGAACCAGAGAAATAATTGCAGTTAGCAGCCTCAAAGTGGGACCACTTTCATCAGCCAAGGATTACCATTGGTCAAACAAGATCATCCCCCTTCAAAATCCTGGTTAAGATTCCtactataggggcggctaggtggcacagtgaatagagcaccagccctggagtcaggagtacctgagttaaaatcctgcctcagacacttaataattacctagttgtgtggctttgggcaagtcacttaaccccatttgccttgcaaaactcctaaaaaaaagattcccacTATTTCTAGAATAGCATCCTAATCAATTTAGTAAACTTAAGCAGAAACCCCAAATGTTATTCTAAGGggtattttgcttttgcttctctttctctGGTAGCCTAGTCTTCCCTATTCCATGGGGGGTGATAATGTGACCTGGATCAAAGAGTTCATCTTGCTGGGACTCTCTACTGACCATCAGATTCAAGTTGGGCTTTTTGTCCTGTTTGGATTCATCTATTTACTGACTTTACTGGGCAATGGGTTGATTATTCTTCTGATCTGGCTGGATGCTCGACTGCACTCCCCCATGTACTTCTTCCTCTGCAACCTCTCAGTCGTTGACATCTGCTACACAACCAGTGGGGTTCCACAGATGCTAGCACATTTTCTCATGGAGAAAAAGACCATCCCCTATACTCGATGTGCAACGCAGCTCTTCTTCTCTTTGGCATTGGGTGGAATCGAATTTCTACTATTGGCAGCAATGGCTTATGACCGCTACGTGGCAGTCTGTGACCCTTTGCAATATGTCATGGTCATGCGGCGAGGAATGTATGTGGGCCTAGCCATAGTCTCCTGGCTCATTGGCCTGGCCAATTCAGCAGTAGAGACAGCAGTCACAATGAGCCTTCCTACATGTGGACACAATGTCTTGAACCATGTAGCCTGTGAGACCCTGGCTGTGGTGAGGCTGGCTTGTGTAGACATCACCATTAATCAGATTATTATTTTAGTATCTAGTATCATAGTGCTATTGGTGCCCTGTTGTCTGGTTTCCCTCTCCTATGCTCACATTGTAGCAGCTGTCCTACGTATTCGTTCCTCTGAGGGACGTCGCAAAGCTTTTGGGACATGCACCTCCCATCTCACTGTGGTTTCCATGTCTTATGGGATGGCCCTGTTCACTTACATGCAGCCCCGTGCCAGTGCCTCAGCTGAACAGGACAAAATGGTCGTGTTATTCTATGCTGTGGTAACCCCTATGCTCAATCCCCTAATTTACAGCCTCAGAAACAAGGATATGAAAGCTGCACTGAAAAAAGTGATAGGAAAGAGTTCAgtctgaggaaaagagaaagattatAAGGAATCATGCTGACATTTGGAAAGATACTTGGGGATATGTACAGTGGGTACTTAGAGGGAGAATGCCAATATTGACTTTGGATATTTTGAGAAGTGGTCTGGCATCATGGCAAAGAGCCCACCTTGctctacttgtgtgaccttaaacaaagTGCTTAACC
It includes:
- the LOC141494105 gene encoding olfactory receptor-like protein OLF3 — translated: MGGDNVTWIKEFILLGLSTDHQIQVGLFVLFGFIYLLTLLGNGLIILLIWLDARLHSPMYFFLCNLSVVDICYTTSGVPQMLAHFLMEKKTIPYTRCATQLFFSLALGGIEFLLLAAMAYDRYVAVCDPLQYVMVMRRGMYVGLAIVSWLIGLANSAVETAVTMSLPTCGHNVLNHVACETLAVVRLACVDITINQIIILVSSIIVLLVPCCLVSLSYAHIVAAVLRIRSSEGRRKAFGTCTSHLTVVSMSYGMALFTYMQPRASASAEQDKMVVLFYAVVTPMLNPLIYSLRNKDMKAALKKVIGKSSV